Genomic window (Streptococcus porcinus):
TTCTGAACCGAGAAAGTTTGTTTTTTATTTCGAGCAAAACTTGGTGGATCAATAACAATTAAATCAAAAGTCAAAGCTTTTCGTTTAGCATATTTAAAATAATCAAACACGTCCATAACATGAAAAAGATGATTTTCTGTAGAAATGCCGTTTGCTTGAAAGTGCGCGGTTGATAGATCACGTGATCTTTTAGCTAAATCAACTGACCTCGTTTCTCTAGCTCCGCCTACAGCAGCTGCCACTGAAAATGCTGCGGTATAAGAGAACATGTTTAGAAGTGACTTATCTTTTGCAAGTCCTTGTGCTAAATTTTTTCGAACATCGTGCTGATCAAGAAAAATACCAGTCATTAAATCATCGTTTAAAAACACCTGATAGTTAACACCGTTTTCTTTGATAATAAAAGTCTCAGGAGCTTCTAGACCATAAAGATGTACGGATTCTTCAGTTTCACTTTTGAAACGAATTTTACCATATGCTCCCTTAATTTCAGGAAAGACCTTCTGGAAAGCCTCAATAATAATTTCTTTAATTGAAAAAACAAAAGTATTATACCACGAAAAGACGGCAAAGTCACCATAGAAATCAATGGTTAAACCACCAAAATCATCACCTTCTTGATTGAAAATCCGATAAGCATTGGTAGTCTCATCATCAAAGAAAGAACTTCTCTTTGATTTGGCCTGCAAAAATAACTGGCAAAAATAATCAGTTGTTAAATTAGCATGCTGACCTAAAAACCAGCCAACTCCTCGATGTTGTTTGGAAAGGTAGGCCACTCCAAGTGCTCGATTTGTTTTAGAAATCAGAGTTACCATCTGATCGGTAATGTTAAGATTTTTAAAATCTCTTTCTTCTAATAATTGAACTCCAGCAGTTAGCTTTTTTTCAACAAAAGAATTGATATAGAGTTTATTCATAGTCATTATTATAACAAAAAGTCCCCAAAAATCCTACTAAATTTAAACTTTTAGCAAGCATAAGATCATTTTTTTTGTTATAATTTACTTTGAGATTTTTATCTTTAGGAAAAAATAAATGAGGAAGTTTCTTCAGTGACAACATTTAAAACTATCATATCAAAATTTACAAGTACGCGATTAGGGTTTATTTTAACTCTACTCCTTGCCTATTGGATAAAGACCCTTTGGGCTTACCAAATGGATTTTTCACTTGATTTAGGAAACCTATATCAAGTCTTCTTATCAATCATCAATCCTATCCCATTAGCATTATTACTATTGGGATTTGCACTTTATATTAAAAATACAAAAACTTTCTATACCCTATCTTGGATAATTTATATCATTTTGAACTTATTACTCATCTCAAATGCTATTTATTATCGCGAATTTTCTGACTTTATCACTGTAAGTGCTATGTTAGCCTCTAGTAAGGTATCTGCAGGCTTAGGCGATTCTGCCTTAAACTTACTACGTTTCTGGGACATTATTTTTATTCTAGATTTTATTATCTTTGGTGTTCTAAAAGTCGGGAAAAAATTAAATAGAGACCACAGACCTTTTAACAAAAGAGCTGCCTTCGCTGTCTCTGCTCTTTCTTTCTTGATGCTCACTGCTAATTTATTCCTAGCAGAGATTGATCGACCTGAACTATTAACGCGTGGTTTCTCGAATACTTATATTGTTAGAGCACTTGGTTTACCGGCTTTCACTATGTATAGTGCAAATCAAACCTACCAAGCACAAAAAGAGCGCAACGGCGCTACAGCAGATGAATTAGTCGCTGTCAAAAAATATGTTCAGGAACATTATGCGGCGCCAAATCCTAAATACTATGGAATCGCAAAGGGTAAAAATGTTATTGTTATTCATCTGGAAAGTTTCCAGCAATTCTTAATTGACTATAAATTGAAATCTGGTGACAAAGACTATGAAGTAACTCCTTTTCTAAACTCACTTTATCATTCAAAGTCAACACTGGCTTTTTCAAACTTTTTTCATCAAGTAAAAGCAGGAAAAACCTCTGATGCTGAAACCATGATGGAAAACTCACTCTTTGGATTAAATAGCGGCTCCTTCATGGTTAACTATGGAGGTGATAATACACAATTTGCTGCACCCTCTATCCTTAGACAAAAAGATGGTTACACCAGTGCTGTCTTTCATGGTAATGTTGGTACTTTTTGGAATAGGAACAACGCTTATAAACAATGGGGTTATAACTACTTCTTTGATTCTTCTTATTTCTCAAAACAAACTAAAAGTAATTCTTTTCAATATGGACTCAATGACAAGTACATGTTCAAAGACTCCATCAAATATTTAGAAAGAATGCAGCAACCTTTCTATACTAAGTTTATTACTGTAAGTAACCATTATCCTTATACAAGTCTAAAGGGTGAAAAAGATGAAGAGGGCTTCCCGCTAGCAGAAACCAAAGATGAAACTATTAATGGTTATTTTGCAACAGCAAACTATCTTGATGCCTCAATAAAATCATTTTTCGACTATTTAAAAGCAACAGGCTTATATGACAAATCAATTATTGTACTTTACGGAGATCATTACGGAATCTCTAACTCACGTAATACTAATCTAGCTGCCTTATTGGGTAAAGATCCCGAAACTTGGTCTGAATATGACAATGCTATGCTTCAACGCGTTCCTTATATGATACATATTCCAGGTTATCACGACGGTGGTGTCAAAGATACTTTTGGGGGCGAAATTGATGCTCTACCAA
Coding sequences:
- a CDS encoding class I SAM-dependent rRNA methyltransferase, encoding MNKLYINSFVEKKLTAGVQLLEERDFKNLNITDQMVTLISKTNRALGVAYLSKQHRGVGWFLGQHANLTTDYFCQLFLQAKSKRSSFFDDETTNAYRIFNQEGDDFGGLTIDFYGDFAVFSWYNTFVFSIKEIIIEAFQKVFPEIKGAYGKIRFKSETEESVHLYGLEAPETFIIKENGVNYQVFLNDDLMTGIFLDQHDVRKNLAQGLAKDKSLLNMFSYTAAFSVAAAVGGARETRSVDLAKRSRDLSTAHFQANGISTENHLFHVMDVFDYFKYAKRKALTFDLIVIDPPSFARNKKQTFSVQKDYHRLISEALAILNPEGIIIASTNAANMTVLQFKNEIEKGFEGYQIADMTLQQLPEDFTINNADERSNYLKVFTIKVKK
- a CDS encoding LTA synthase family protein, which codes for MTTFKTIISKFTSTRLGFILTLLLAYWIKTLWAYQMDFSLDLGNLYQVFLSIINPIPLALLLLGFALYIKNTKTFYTLSWIIYIILNLLLISNAIYYREFSDFITVSAMLASSKVSAGLGDSALNLLRFWDIIFILDFIIFGVLKVGKKLNRDHRPFNKRAAFAVSALSFLMLTANLFLAEIDRPELLTRGFSNTYIVRALGLPAFTMYSANQTYQAQKERNGATADELVAVKKYVQEHYAAPNPKYYGIAKGKNVIVIHLESFQQFLIDYKLKSGDKDYEVTPFLNSLYHSKSTLAFSNFFHQVKAGKTSDAETMMENSLFGLNSGSFMVNYGGDNTQFAAPSILRQKDGYTSAVFHGNVGTFWNRNNAYKQWGYNYFFDSSYFSKQTKSNSFQYGLNDKYMFKDSIKYLERMQQPFYTKFITVSNHYPYTSLKGEKDEEGFPLAETKDETINGYFATANYLDASIKSFFDYLKATGLYDKSIIVLYGDHYGISNSRNTNLAALLGKDPETWSEYDNAMLQRVPYMIHIPGYHDGGVKDTFGGEIDALPTLLHILGIDTSKYIQLGQDLLSPQNKQIVAQRTSGTYMTPDYTNYGGRLYNTKTGVEITNPDEVTLEKTKAIREQTAQQLSASDNVQTGDLLRFNTDNGLEKTDPSKFLYTHQLNQMKKIEKELGNKSTSLYSENGDKTTINLFKAPSYLELNPKEEKTSVSSGEGDPKDGKKTEKN